GAAACCAGTACTTTTGTCTCATATCCATCACATATTTACCTTTGAGCGGCACCGAAAAGATTCAGAATGCCTACATTTAGAGATAATTTCCCACCAAAGCCTCAGTTCGCCGAGAATTCAATCAGCAGCCAAGCTGGAAAGGCATGCCGTAACACCACACATCTCGGAAAGATAGCCTAGCTGACTGTTCATAGGTATTCTTGGTGACTGGATGTTCCAGTGGAGTCGGTAAAGAACTGGCAAAGATTCTCTATTCGCATAATGCAAAGGTCTACATCACCGCCCGATCCACAAAGAAAGCTGAGGCAGCAATAGCCGACATCAAAGCTGCGCATCCAGAATCGCGAGGGGAGCTCATTTATCTACATCTCGACCTCAACGACCTATCTTCCGTTAAACAGTCGGCCGACGAGTTTCTGAGACTCGAAAACAGATTAGATGTGCTGTGGAATAATGCGGGTGTTATGCTCTCTCCTACTGGtacaaaaacaaaacaaggcTATGAGGAGCAGTTGGGTGTCAACTGCCTGGCGACTTTCCTCTTTACCCAGCTTCTCACTCCGTTGCTGATAAGCACAGCAAAGActgctgctcctggctcCGTTCGTGTGATCTGGGTATCTTCATCAGCGACTCACCGCTCTCCACCCGGGGGCATAGATTTCGACAATATGGATTACAAAAAGGATATTGGTAAATGGACCAA
This genomic stretch from Trichoderma breve strain T069 chromosome 1, whole genome shotgun sequence harbors:
- a CDS encoding short chain dehydrogenase domain-containing protein — translated: MPTFRDNFPPKPQFAENSISSQAGKVFLVTGCSSGVGKELAKILYSHNAKVYITARSTKKAEAAIADIKAAHPESRGELIYLHLDLNDLSSVKQSADEFLRLENRLDVLWNNAGVMLSPTGTKTKQGYEEQLGVNCLATFLFTQLLTPLLISTAKTAAPGSYAKLHQNDGIMVVINMMVYPPINGAYTELFAGLSPEVTLEKSGAWIQPWGRFSSQRSDLVEGSKSKAEGGTGIAEKFWSWSEEQVKPFI